In the Lysinibacillus sp. PLM2 genome, one interval contains:
- the clpC gene encoding negative regulator of genetic competence ClpC/MecB, whose protein sequence is MMFNRFTQRAQKVLQLAQEEAIRWKHESIGTEHILLGLIREGGGIAAKALEAIDVSPQMIESGIEELVGKGTKDVGPIVHYTPRAKKVIELSVDESRKLGHAYIGTEHILLALIREGEGVAARVLSNAGVSLNKARQQVLLLLGNNDTTQSGANPTQSVNTPTLDGLARDLTAIAREGSLDPVIGRSKEITRVIEVLSRRTKNNPVLIGEPGVGKTAIAEGLAQQIVNNEVPEILRDKRVMTLDMGTVVAGTKYRGEFEDRLKKVMDEIRQAGNVILFIDELHTLIGAGGAEGAIDASNILKPSLARGELQCIGATTLDEYRKYIEKDAALERRFQPIQVDEPSVEETIQIINGLRDRYEAHHRVKITDEAVEAAAKLSDRYISDRFLPDKAIDLIDEAGSKVRLRSFNVPPNLKALEDKLENVRNEKNAAVSSQEFEKAAALRDTEQKIKDELEQTKKTWKEKQGKEESKVTVDDIAMVVSMWTGIPVSKIAQEESEKLLNLEEELHKRVVGQTEAVEAISRAIRRARAGLKDPKRPIGSFIFLGPTGVGKTELARALAEVMFGDEDAMIRIDMSEYMEKHSTSRLVGSPPGYVGFDEGGQLTEKVRRKPYSVVLFDEIEKAHPDVFNILLQVLDDGRLTDSKGRKVDFRNTVVIMTSNVGAEALKYRKNLGFGVGDTSDKYKDMKGTMLEELKKAFRPEFLNRIDEMIVFHSLEKDELKEIISLMATSLTKRLKEQDIELELTDAALEKIADEGYDPQYGARPLRRSLQKHVEDRLSEELLKGNVSKGQQVVFDYVDGEFVIRQKDTVNAI, encoded by the coding sequence ATGATGTTTAATCGTTTTACACAGCGAGCACAAAAAGTATTACAACTTGCACAAGAAGAAGCTATCCGATGGAAGCACGAATCGATTGGAACTGAACATATACTTCTTGGCCTTATTCGTGAAGGTGGGGGAATTGCAGCAAAGGCTTTAGAGGCAATTGATGTAAGCCCACAAATGATTGAGTCGGGAATCGAGGAGCTAGTTGGTAAAGGCACAAAAGACGTTGGCCCAATCGTTCATTATACACCTCGAGCTAAAAAGGTAATCGAGCTGTCAGTAGATGAATCTCGTAAGCTTGGCCACGCATACATTGGAACTGAACATATATTATTAGCCTTAATCCGTGAAGGTGAAGGTGTAGCGGCTCGAGTACTTTCAAATGCTGGTGTAAGTTTAAATAAAGCCCGTCAGCAAGTATTACTCCTACTAGGAAATAATGATACAACGCAAAGTGGAGCAAATCCAACTCAATCGGTAAATACTCCAACGCTAGATGGTTTAGCTCGTGACTTAACCGCAATTGCGAGAGAAGGCTCTTTAGATCCTGTTATTGGACGTAGTAAAGAAATCACACGAGTGATTGAGGTATTATCTCGTCGTACAAAAAACAACCCAGTATTAATCGGGGAGCCTGGCGTAGGTAAAACGGCTATTGCGGAAGGGCTTGCTCAACAAATCGTTAATAACGAAGTGCCCGAAATCTTACGTGACAAACGTGTCATGACGCTTGATATGGGTACGGTTGTAGCAGGAACAAAATACCGTGGTGAGTTTGAAGATCGTTTGAAAAAGGTAATGGATGAAATTCGTCAAGCAGGCAATGTCATTTTATTCATTGATGAATTGCATACATTAATTGGAGCGGGTGGTGCAGAAGGTGCGATCGATGCATCCAATATTTTAAAACCATCCTTAGCTCGTGGAGAATTACAATGTATTGGTGCAACAACGCTAGATGAGTATCGTAAATACATTGAAAAAGATGCAGCTTTAGAGCGTCGATTCCAACCAATCCAGGTTGATGAACCATCAGTAGAAGAAACAATTCAAATTATTAATGGTTTACGTGACCGTTATGAAGCGCATCACCGTGTAAAAATTACTGATGAAGCCGTTGAAGCGGCAGCAAAATTATCAGATCGTTATATCTCAGATCGCTTCTTACCAGATAAAGCGATTGACTTAATCGATGAAGCTGGCTCTAAAGTTCGCCTACGTTCATTTAACGTACCGCCAAACTTAAAAGCGTTGGAAGACAAATTAGAAAATGTTCGTAACGAAAAAAATGCAGCAGTATCAAGTCAAGAATTTGAAAAAGCGGCTGCACTTCGTGATACTGAACAAAAAATTAAAGATGAGCTAGAGCAAACGAAAAAAACATGGAAAGAAAAACAAGGGAAAGAGGAATCGAAAGTCACAGTTGATGATATCGCTATGGTCGTATCAATGTGGACTGGAATTCCGGTTTCAAAAATTGCTCAAGAAGAATCTGAAAAACTGCTTAACTTAGAAGAAGAATTACACAAACGTGTTGTCGGGCAAACAGAAGCAGTAGAAGCAATTTCACGTGCAATACGTCGTGCTCGTGCAGGTTTGAAAGATCCAAAACGTCCAATCGGTTCATTTATTTTCCTTGGGCCAACAGGTGTTGGTAAAACAGAGCTTGCTCGTGCTTTAGCTGAAGTGATGTTTGGCGATGAAGATGCAATGATTCGAATTGACATGTCTGAATACATGGAGAAACATTCAACTTCTCGTCTAGTTGGTTCACCTCCAGGCTATGTTGGGTTTGATGAAGGTGGTCAACTAACAGAAAAAGTACGTCGCAAACCATATTCAGTTGTGTTATTTGATGAAATTGAAAAAGCGCACCCAGATGTGTTCAATATTCTGCTACAAGTATTGGATGACGGACGTTTAACTGATTCAAAAGGACGTAAAGTAGACTTCCGTAACACAGTTGTTATTATGACGTCAAATGTAGGTGCAGAAGCCTTGAAATATCGTAAAAATCTTGGCTTTGGTGTTGGTGATACCTCTGACAAATATAAAGATATGAAAGGGACTATGCTTGAAGAATTGAAAAAAGCATTCCGTCCAGAATTCTTAAACCGTATCGATGAAATGATTGTCTTCCATTCATTAGAAAAAGATGAATTAAAAGAAATTATTTCTCTAATGGCGACATCATTAACAAAACGTTTGAAAGAGCAAGATATTGAATTAGAGCTTACAGATGCTGCTCTTGAAAAAATTGCAGACGAAGGCTACGATCCTCAATATGGTGCTCGTCCATTGCGCCGCTCTTTACAAAAACACGTTGAAGACCGCCTTTCTGAAGAACTGTTAAAAGGAAATGTTTCAAAAGGTCAGCAAGTAGTCTTTGATTATGTAGATGGTGAGTTTGTTATTCGCCAAAAAGATACTGTGAACGCAATCTAA
- the mcsB gene encoding protein-arginine kinase: protein MNLEHFLKSDGPSWLEVKGSDADIVMSTRIRLARNLVGYRFPLSFDEQEAKQIDQVVTQALLNRKNGDHFFSHFTIKEMPALQRQVLVEKHLISPLLAKKEKSASVVISNDESISVMVNEEDHLRIQCLSPGFQLYETYELANQLDRYLEKHIPYAFEESFGYLTSCPTNVGTGLRASVMVHLPALTMSKQMKAIIQTLTRLGMVVRGIYGEGSENLGNIYQISNQITLGKSEEEILNDLQNVVEQIIQNERNARQLIMQQAPIALEDRIQRSLGTLRYARIMTSEEAASCLSNVRLGIDLDIIKDVPLSILNECMILIQQGFVQQYAGTTLQATERDLFRAKLLREKLNAKTKNSVEKGEEKYDV, encoded by the coding sequence ATGAATTTAGAGCATTTTCTTAAAAGTGACGGACCAAGTTGGTTAGAGGTAAAAGGTTCTGATGCAGACATTGTCATGAGTACAAGAATACGTTTAGCTAGAAATTTAGTAGGCTATCGTTTCCCACTTAGTTTTGATGAACAAGAAGCAAAACAAATTGATCAAGTAGTGACCCAGGCACTATTAAATCGTAAAAATGGGGACCATTTTTTCTCCCATTTCACGATTAAGGAAATGCCAGCATTACAAAGACAGGTTCTGGTGGAAAAACACTTAATAAGCCCACTACTTGCTAAAAAGGAGAAATCTGCTTCAGTCGTTATTTCAAATGATGAATCAATAAGTGTCATGGTTAATGAGGAAGATCATTTGCGAATACAATGTTTATCACCTGGCTTCCAGCTCTATGAAACCTATGAGCTTGCCAACCAACTTGATCGTTACCTTGAAAAACATATACCGTACGCTTTTGAAGAGTCCTTTGGATATTTAACAAGCTGCCCTACAAATGTGGGCACAGGGTTAAGAGCATCAGTTATGGTGCACTTACCAGCACTTACAATGTCTAAACAAATGAAGGCTATTATTCAGACGTTGACAAGACTAGGAATGGTAGTTAGAGGTATTTATGGCGAGGGTAGCGAAAATCTTGGGAACATTTATCAAATTTCAAATCAGATTACATTAGGAAAATCGGAAGAGGAAATATTGAACGATTTACAAAATGTAGTTGAACAAATTATTCAAAACGAACGAAATGCAAGACAATTGATTATGCAACAAGCGCCTATCGCATTAGAAGATCGGATACAGCGTTCACTAGGCACATTAAGATATGCGCGGATTATGACAAGCGAAGAGGCGGCTTCATGTTTATCAAATGTTCGTTTAGGCATAGACTTAGATATTATTAAAGACGTTCCTTTAAGCATATTAAATGAATGTATGATTTTAATTCAACAAGGTTTTGTACAACAATACGCAGGCACTACGCTGCAAGCAACAGAAAGAGACCTGTTTAGAGCAAAATTATTACGCGAAAAGTTGAATGCAAAAACTAAAAACTCAGTGGAAAAAGGAGAGGAAAAGTATGATGTTTAA
- the ctsR gene encoding transcriptional regulator CtsR, producing the protein MGNISDIIEGYLKRVIELGGQGHIEIKRSELADKFQCVPSQINYVINTRFTAERGYLVESKRGGGGYIRIFRVRPNSKSDLLDSMINQIDNGATQVMAEDIIYRLIDERVISKREAKLMLAAIDRSSLRLQLPIRDEVRSFILRAMLTTLKYDNQ; encoded by the coding sequence ATGGGAAATATATCTGACATCATTGAAGGTTATTTAAAGCGTGTTATCGAATTAGGAGGGCAAGGACATATTGAGATAAAACGTAGTGAATTAGCTGATAAATTCCAATGCGTACCTTCACAGATTAATTACGTGATAAATACGAGGTTTACCGCTGAGAGAGGGTATCTAGTTGAAAGTAAACGTGGTGGCGGTGGCTATATACGAATATTCAGAGTGCGACCGAATTCGAAGTCCGATTTATTAGATTCTATGATAAATCAAATAGACAATGGTGCGACTCAAGTTATGGCTGAAGATATCATATATCGATTAATAGACGAACGAGTGATTTCAAAGCGTGAAGCTAAATTAATGTTAGCTGCCATTGATAGGTCATCCCTGAGGTTGCAGTTACCAATCCGAGATGAAGTAAGGTCGTTTATTTTACGGGCAATGTTAACAACTTTAAAATATGATAACCAGTGA